aataaacaaactgaAAAGGTGACTTAGCCAGTACCACTACCAAGAAACTCCCGAAATAAAAACCCAACATTTCCTACAAGAGAGAGCAATTAGTTACTAAACAATAAAAAGTAAAGAACAAAACACCATAAATCTCAACTTCAGAAAACGTCTTGCAACAGAAGCGACTTTCTAACAAGAAAGTATGTACAGTTCATATAAAGGAAGTTCAATCCCCGATTCTTCACCCACCAATGAATACATGCCTAGAATCCCACACTGCAATTATTCCTAAAAAATTCTTCAACATGTTCTAGAACTAGATAAAGAGcaaatttctcttcttttttttttttccttttttttttctttcatttttttccttCCCCTGAACAAGAGAAGAGCTATTAAGCTGTCAGTATCCAATGACATATTTGGTCTGTGAATCCCAGTATTCTTTAGATTGTTTGACCATCTCGGACCGTTCCTCAAGCATCCGCTCTTTCCAATAATCCTTACGCCTGTAACATTGAAGTGTTTTAGTAAAGATTAAAGCTACTCAAACAAAGGAAGAACTTTCATGTTCTTACCTGTTCTTCAAGAGCAGATCTAGCTCAATCATGTGAATTGGATTAGCATATACTCCAACCTGCAAAGAAAGAACAAGTAATTTGATTAGCTGATAATATCctagtttttcttattttcaatttTGAAAGAAGTCCAAATTTTCAGCTGGGCCGTTAACGCCTGGTAGCAGTTCAGCTGATAGATGACAAAACGAAGCTTTCCTAGCAAGCAACAAAATCAGAAAACCATGAACCTGCACTACAGGGTGCTTATTCTACCTGGAGAGCAGAGCATGACATACGGGAGAGCAAGATCCTAACTGCGGGAAGGTGACCGTAGAAACACAAACAAATTGAAGATCAAGCGATTTTTTTATACATATAAATTAGTACCTCTCTACATACAGGGCACTTGCATTTTGGTTCAGCAGCCTTAAGGCCTTGGAATATCATCACAGAAGCTGCAGAACAAGCACACGATTTGCAGAAAATATGGCCGCAGCTCAAAGCATAAGGATTAAAAGCAATCTCCTGCAAACAAAAAACCGAAAAATTGCATAAGCATATCAGGTTTCCGATTAGAAATTTATCtccaatatgaagaaaaaaagcaAAACGTTACCAAGCAAACAGCGCAAGTCAGGCTATACTCCAGCTTCACAGAATCCGAAACGATCAATGTCATTAAAGGCTGATCCGACTCAAGATCACAAGAGAATTGATCGACAAACTCTCCTGAAACTCCATTAGAACCGTTGAAATTTATATAGAAGGCACCCAACTCTATTAGCCAAGGAGATTGAAGGAGCTCAATGTGCTCGGCCCTCAACTTGGATTTGAAGTTTCTGCCATTTACAGAGGAGTGTACCTGCCAAATCCAGTAGAACCTCGATAAACCGGGTTGCACAGAGAAAGCATTTTAAATATCTTCAATAAGAAGAGATGGTTTACCTTGTCATATTTCTTAAGAATTTTCCGTATCGCAATTGCATTCATAGTAACATAATCAATCAACATTCGACCTTGTTGAATCATTATTTGTTGATCATTAGTGAAACAATGACGAATACGCAACACATATCTCTGCATTCCAGTGGAAACATGAAGATTGAGGAGGCGTCTCACTCTTGAGCTGAAACAACCAGCTATCTCTGATGCTTCTTTCATCAACTCAGAGAAAAATTTCTGGTCACACACTACAGAAAGAACAAAACATAAATATTCAGCATCGAAGTTATCCTTTCCGCCTATTCATCACTAGTAGTATATGTAAATTTATATTGATTGGAACGAATTATGTAAGAGAATAATATCAACAACAATAATCTAAACATATTTGAGTTTCTCTCGCTATGGCTTGGCGAGCCTCCCACCAGTTATTCAACGAGTGCTCTTCGAGTGGTTGGTCTGAATATCTGCGTGCCTAACGACTTTGTTTCCCAGGAAATCAGTTCATCTGCAGATCCTGGTAAATCAAGAGACAACAAACCATCTATCGAGACAAAAGCTAGTACAATAAATCAACCCCACTGTGGTTATTTTAAGTCAGTTTCTTTAGAATTGACCCATTCGTCCGACAACGCGTAAAATACACAGCAATACTAACAATCTCTTTGATATCTAAAATCCCATTAAAAGAAAAACGATATCTAAAAGCTAGAATTAATCAATGTTAGGTTGATGTGCAATAACCCATTTAGCTCGACTAGTAATTTAACAAAACTAAACAGCTAGATCTGAGTACTAACATGCCGAAATTTGATTGAATAAATgataaataaaaatttcaaaatttgaaatagGGAAATAGAAGCATACATGAACAAGATTCGTACATGCAGAGCTCCGAAGATCCACCACCAtcattattagtattattatgatCATCCTCTTCAACACATGTAGAAGCACTAGTAGCTCTGCATTTTCGACAGCTCTTTAAAACTTTTTTGAGCTGTTTATATTCAACATGACTGCATTTCTCTAGAAAACACTCTTGTTCACCACGTAAATATTCATTAAACGTATCTCCAAACTTCATCCTCCCAATCGATACTTGATAACTTGAATCAACAAAATCAAAGAAACCCTAATAACTTATCTGATTGATGATACAGCTGGTTAGAAAATAGCACAACTAAATTGACCAATCTGTAAAATCGTAGCAGGGTATCCAATTGAATCTATAATATAAGATAAATAATCTGAAAAGGCGGAAACTGAACCCCAAAAGTGAAAAGAGGGATATAAGGTCAAAGTTTGTTTCATTAGAATGAGtagagagagaaaagagagaTAACCTAGAAAAAATTTCAGCGGACCGGAAAAAAAGGACGCGTAACTTTTATATAAAGCAAAGCAGAAACAACAACAACTCTTCTTTGGGGTTTAAATATGATTCTCGTTGTTTCCGCGCCTTAATCGGTTTCGTATTTTTATTCGACCGCCATCATCATTGCAGATATGTATATATGTTGATATCGTAGTCTGTCTGACAAAGCAAGTAAGCAAAGTATGTTACGTTACCTGATCCGGTGGGTCCTACTGCATGGTGAAATGGATGGTGGgatattttctgatattttttttcctcGTGATTAGCGGGTGGTGAGGTGCTTTTATTAACTGTTTTTAATTTTGTCTTTATCTTTTCTGTACGGGATTGCGCATGCGATACACGTTGACTGTGCGTCAGTTGAGAGCAATCAGAATTTTTGAATCCCCAGCACAGGCTGGTTCTTTCGTCGGGTCAGGAGCATCCCCTACCGATCGTGGTGTGTTTCCTACGACCATCTCCGAGAAAGGGTGAGGGTATTGTTCTGAGTTTAGACCCTCGTTTAGGTGCTATAAAATAAGGAGGCTGTCAAAATAAATACTAAGATCTTAAAGAAATTCTTATTTAGATCCTGTGAATGACTTCCATATCAtctttttgattattttgtttaaATAAGCTTTTTTAAAACAATAAGAAAATCGGAATTAATTTATCTTTATCCAATAAACTAACCCCGCAAATAAGGATCCAAATAAAAAATCCACATAGAATTTGTAGCACCCAGTGTTGGAGATACCTTACatgtattgttttttttttctttttattttttctttgaaccaaggaaaaaaaggaaaagaaaacctaaaaacatgtGTAAAGATACACGCTTCACTCTCAACGAGGGAAGCAATACAAGGAGGAGAGGAAGATAACCACACTTTATTATTGCAAGTAGAAGTAACACTTCACATTAGTTGGTACCAAgagttttggttgatttttgggGGAAGGTTGTGGTGAAGATTTTAATTATTAGAGGAGATTACTTCTTTATTTGTCAAGTAATCGAGGGTTTTGAATCTTTTTATGAAATATCGTCAAATTAGGTTCATTTTTCCTTGTTATTTCATTACGGGTCCAAGAAAACGAGTTAATCAAGGTGAAACTTCTTTGAAAGAAGAGTTGGAAGTCTTTAAGGATAAAGTGTTTAATAAAATGCAACAAAGAATGAATGCAaattttgaagattttttttaagACTTTGTAACTTAAATATCCATCAAGATCAATCTAGAACTCAACATCATAATTATGAAGAAGAAATGACGGATGAGGAGACCACTTCTTTTGGTAGTCATGTTCATCCACAAGGGGGACGACAATGTTTGAATAAAGACCGAGATACCACAGTGTTACTATTTCAAACCGAAGGGAAGATGGACTCAAAGTTGATATTCCGGAATTCCATGGGGGTCTAGCTCCAGAAGACTTTGTAGATTGGTTGGAGACGATTGAAGAAATCTTGGATTTCAAGGAAGTGCTCGAAAATAAGAAAGTTGGGTTGGTTGCAACATGATTTCGAGGAAGAGCCGGCGCTTGGTGGTAACAACTTAAACAAATGAGGTGAAGGATAGGTCAAgctaaaattgaatcttgggagaAGCTTAAGAAACATATGATACTTGAATTTCTGCCCTATAATTATACAAAACTTGTCTATCAGCAACTCCAAAATCTTGGGCAAGGGCCCAAGTCGATTGATGACTACAGCGAATAGTTCTATCAATTAATTGCAAGGAAAGATATTAACGAAAAGGAAGAACAACTTTTAACAAGGTATATAGGAGGTCTGAGAATGCAATCTCAAGATActttaaacttatttgatatttatTCGGTGTCGGAAGTTTATCAAAGCTTTAGAGAAGAAATATGCAAGGAGTGTTTCTCATTCCAATTGGGGTACTCACACTCAAGGAGGTGTTAAAACTACTACTTATCCAACACCAACTAATCGAGCTCCAACTAATAAAATTCCATCACAACCCAATACTTCTTAAAAGGTCTTCCAAGGTAAATGTAACAAGTGTGGATAAGGAGGGCACATAGCATATGAATGTAGGAAGAGTGATCGTTGAGGGAAGAACTTACTTGTTCATGGTGATAATGATGGTGATGTATATTTGGATCTTTTGGAGCCACCAATATTTGATAAATAACCCAAATAAGAAGTGGAAGAGGAGTTTATCACTGGTGACCAAGGACCATGCATGTTTGGTTGTATTGCATCACTATTTTTCTTAAAAACTCGATGAAGGTGATCGATGGCTACGCCACAATATTTTCCAAACCACTTGCACAATTGTAGGGAAAGTTTGCAAGCTTGTGATTAATTCGGGGAGTGTGAAAATAACGTTTCCGAAGAAGTGGTTCGAAAGTTGAAGTTAGAGCCAAAAGAACACTCTTCTCCATACTATTTATCATGGCTTACCAAGGAAGTGAGGTAAAAGTCATTAAACGTTGTCTTATTAATTTTTCTATTGGTAACAAATATGTAGACAAagtttggtgtgatgttgtttGATGGATGCATGTCATTTACTTCTTGGCCGGTCTTGGAAATATGATCGGTTTGTGTATCATGATGGGAGATCTAACAATTATTCTTTCATGTGGAAAAATAAGAAGTCGACTCTTGTACCTAATCGTGCGCTTATGCCTAATACATAAAATGGTGATGGTAAAAATCTACTTACTTATCATAAATTCATAGAAGAGTTGGATGATTCAAAGTTGTTCTATATACTTCTTGCTAAAGAATCTTCTATGTATGATTTTGTTCCACCTTTAGTCAAGCCAATTATcgaagaatttaaaaaaaaaaattatcaactTATGAAaaagggggggtctaacaaccacacccaacaattcatttaacaatctgagaggacttactccaatatacttccaagagaattaactagacagtcagactcaatatttagaaaggtatatcaaagagtttatatctctatctctcaattcaatccgcaatcagcaaataggaatttgcaagcccgattgaatataagagaagtaacttgaacggtaccaaagaccaatgttcaaggatcaatcaatttaaatcaacaaccaaaggttggatttcccaattgatcgattcaacgcacaacatgtgatatttcaattatataacaaaatatgatgcgtaaaagaaataacacagacactagaattttgttaacggggaaaaccacaaatgcagaaaaaccccgggacctagtccttctttgaacaccacaatgtattaatccgctacagacactagccaactaccaatgaacttcggactggaatgtagttgaaccctaatcaatctcacagtgatttaaggtacagttgcgctccttccgtctcaaatcccagcaggatactacgcacttgattcccttagctgatctcacccacaactaagagtttttaaGACCCAAattcggagacttgataaacaaatttgtctcacacagaaaaatctattggaatagataaatctgtctcccataaaaatacctatgagttttgttccgtcttttgataaatcaaggtgaacatgaaccaattgataaaccagacttatttcccgaataacaacctagtattatcaatcacatcacaataatctaaattgtatgagcgaaactagatattgtggaatcacaaacgatgagacgaagatgtttgtgattactttttatctttcctatcggagaaataaatctcgagcaaatcttagagaagatagtactcaaacgatataatcaatcaagatcaaaacacgcaactacggagaaaatagttgggtatggcttcacaatcccaatgaagtcttcaagacgttaacctacaaggtttcatgaaaagcctaaggttaaaggagaatcgactctagtttatgcaactagtatcacacaggaggtgtggggattagttttcccagttgctagagttcttctttatatagtttttaaatcggggtttgcaatttaagttaccttggtaacaaagcattcattattcaccgttagatgaaaacctgattaaacccaagttaatatctttcaaccgttagatcgaacttagattgtcatgtacaaataaaatgtaccttcatttaggtttgagcaaccgtacctaaacatgtagaccaatttgtctcaacaatagttaatcgaagttagccatatgaacactctcatatcaaccttgtttatcttaatcataactaattcaaatgactcaaacgaaactagttaaagagttgttcaattgctatattctcatagaagtatacaagaacacaactgaagcaaaatcggtttgattcactcgaatcaatcatgaacattatatccatggtttgcaaagattgcattccttattatataaatgtttaagttcatgtacacaaccgatgttagaactttaaccttcaagtatgcaaacgggtacccatacttgaaatacccggactaagattgggtttcgccagtacacaAACAGATACacgtacttccaatcccaacagaaattctaggtcatgaaccttacgccagtacgcatatgggtatgcatacttaggttcccggatttatCAAACCAacaagtatgcatatgggtacgcatGCTATGGTTCCcgtacatggattacatatgtgcaagagtacacaacatgtcataatcCAATAGTGGTTAACTGTTATAAActcttatttaaatcattgaaactttcttagaggatgacaatagccgttctcacacattattagcatcaaagcgattttcaagttattgaaataatcataacgaaacattccaactctacaccaaatgattgtatcacacaaaccatgtaagatattactcggaaattttcacatgatcatcttttgattttcgtcaagaatataagatgaacttggttgaagcgaaagcttgccaacacatatttcgagaaatatgtaagcgagataaactcagctcgaaatatcaaatgtacataatagaaaactatatagcactacgacttatgtctcaatataggagatagagtagaaatagactttccaagtgatggatgagttttagtcttcacataccttttgttgatgaagttccacaagctcgccttagtagttcttcgtattcaaatgaagaacgccgtgaagtctaaatttcaactatacaatctatgtcctagtccgagacatctataagtaaaCTAAaactcaagacttatagttttgatcactaacattgacaaacatgcttgagatagcaacacatgcgagttcgaccgagcagttctctaacaatctccccctttgtcaattttagtgacaaaactatctatACATATGGATCACAAAAtaagattctcatccaaatgcttgatctctttgGCACCTTCAACacgacttgaaatcttcgtcacttccaagtactccatgattctaaacgtgttcaactcagcatcatagttgttgaagatctgtagtgataacaatgagaaaacagttgctctcaatcattattatacaatgtcatagtattattacacaacatcaaatttcaatgtatcacaactttgacaatgtatcactcccccttagtcaatacttcatctcacaatgaaaaccactatcccttacataatgatccgtaaaccatatggtatttgtagtatgaaactacacattaattctccccctttttgtcaatataaattgccaaaggtacgaaaactagtgggatcctcatgaaattttcatatagatacttcatgaccaaaagagaacaacacatcaacttgtttagatgcagtcatatagccgaagctaaatacatttatcaaggaatttataaagatacaagaaaactcctacgatattccacaaccgcactccccacaaatatttgcaaattaagcacaagttcaaaaataactctcccccataaaatgacattcctaaaagaacaacaagaacgaccttacttttacgagaaaataaggatttctttggacataatcaaatcacattaGAACATGAATATGTATCCAAAAACAAAtcacaattgaatcaaccacaaataAATTGATCAATTAAATTGGCCATTCTCGacgtaagaaaacttatggagcaacacagtttatacacaaagatgtggatcaggcaAGGAGCCtgcagaataaacaaagattcctattatttttcatcactatttgcacaatgacatgtaatagaattaatctttgtaaacaaaagtttatcctatcttccatcaataaagacataataggcttaacttttgttgtcaaaagttcattctatcttttatcaatattttcataccaacgtataatagagataactcttGAGCACATaagggacagtcaaggttcacggacgtaaacaacatataccATTAtagtttgcaatatatgaaaccataaagattaatactgcaaaaatcatcttccaaatcaactttataatttaaatcaataaatctaaaaacattgcaagataaaaatcgtttgaaatagctatgtatagtcacaataatggatatttcaaaacctagttatccttcttaaaacacaaaaataaaaatctcataagaagtttcctagataaaatcgaCACAAActctaataaaacaaaaaaagaaatgaTCATACGCAAACCTTCAGAGTTCACATCCGGAACCTTCATGAGTCTCTAAACCATTAAGGTTGTGACTGAcagcatgatagacgcatttatgtgtctaatatgtctcaattgtatgtattgttagtgctcgattttgtatttattttgttattttatgtctttgtaggtatttatagagaaataagctcttgcggcaaaattggctcgaaaagtggtgttttacacccccatgataaagtactaaaggcaccccagaaatgcaccggaagcaccccaaaaatgtgccggagaaaccccagaaaaattactatttacgcccaaaaaaattactatttgcaccccataaggcaagtgctaaagggaaacccgtacatgattagggggaggacatcttcttctcaaattcaaaaaaccaattttggcgagaaaacatttcacttcactggcaaaatttcgatcgaatgtttggaggagtttttgtgtgattcaatcgctgaaacttcatgggtagttgtgatatgtcctaacagagctagtatgggtgtttgtttcgatcaaatttggctggataacttggtttaatccaaacagggagttggaggaaaaacatgagcttgcacgagttgtgaggaatttaaacgtgtactgcacgtgcttggaagagttgatcgatattctggagcgtgaagaaggtatagaaggaaagaaatacagctgcagacgcgtaggaaaacgatttttggaaacaatatattttcgagaataaaagaaatactgGGATTAAATAAacagattttgggagattcaatgtctcagtgatgtataaataggttcctaggatcacatagaagggggacggagagtttgaggtcgagaggagagctcaggaggcgtgaatcaagagttttcaaaactctgtttctgttgctgcaccaagaacacgaagaacaaaagaccaccagaggcagttgatggtatttcaaaagtgattgtagttgtagtggtaaaaagggtcttttcagacttgtgaaggaaacaattttcaaatttaaattaaacaagcaaataaataattcaaagctttagagaaaaataccaagactaggattccgccattgaccaaataaatagtaaactctaaataatgttcatgcaattctatctttaaaaataattctaatatttgcctcaaatatatttttgaagtaatagttgtaatcaaagagtataaaacatcaaaagtttttaaaacccagcgcatgcttcatcaaattaattcacaactattcaataaaaactattatttcaattccaattccatgcaaataatccaataataatattgcaaataaatagtaaaattagaattataccaattaatgtggaacaatggcttcctccgtcgccttggctaatgggtttagctcctcatcccgaaaacacactcacaagatgtattcatggctaaataagtgtttttattgatgaaaataattgataattgaagtttttaacgctgtaatagtgttacagcgtcactgttacaaaaaggtaagtgctgaaaataatcgatacaacACAAGTGCTGTATAAAAACGACACAGCGAGTtcgctgtttgcactgttgaagaacgacacttcgGTACTGCTGTAATGAAGAACACGGATACTGctttttaagactgttgaagaacgactgactttgcgagtctgttcttcgtgttcttgaagctcttcaatggcagcagcagcagcagcactgtcttctctgtaatcgcttcttctcggctctcctggactctaaactctctcctcaaggtttctaaaactttcttatgactcgacccaacctttttataactcaacagggtcatcaaatcccgaagaaatctcctctttttcttctctgcgtttgaaacgataatcagttctgtttagttttttcacgtgttgttagctatataatagctaccaaactcttccctagacttgaataggaccatgtacatgttaatccagcgtcaaagtcctccagaaatctctcaaaaatcttctaaactcgaaacagaacacgtctctctgttgagactttgaaaccctctctcggccattccagcccaattggtcgggtccaattgattgtacagGGCTTGTAAGGTCTTCTACAGTCCATAAAAACCGATTTCGGCCATTGAATCTCTTTGAAACTGTCCGAAAATTCAAATCTAAAACCATGCAGACTGATGcaaaattttcccgccattttccttaatttgaactttgaagatgacctcccccttatccagttccggtctccctttagcagatgcctggaaatgggtcaacccttagtaattaggttaccccttatccaaagtgagagtccgtacaGTAATTttttcccacgagcgcaaaaaccactttttagccaatttcgccgcaaaagcttatttctccaaaaatacctacagggacataaaaagccataataaatataaagtcgagcactaataatatatacaattgagattatataagacacaaaaatgtgcctatcaaatacccccaaacttattatttgcttgtcctcgagcaaatcaaatagaaaataaaatcctaactcactttcgcaggcatcatcgattgcatttagcgtatgcaataagcctttaaacccctaggt
This portion of the Papaver somniferum cultivar HN1 chromosome 11, ASM357369v1, whole genome shotgun sequence genome encodes:
- the LOC113320410 gene encoding probable E3 ubiquitin-protein ligase BAH1-like 1 — translated: MKFGDTFNEYLRGEQECFLEKCSHVEYKQLKKVLKSCRKCRATSASTCVEEDDHNNTNNDGGGSSELCMYESCSLCDQKFFSELMKEASEIAGCFSSRVRRLLNLHVSTGMQRYVLRIRHCFTNDQQIMIQQGRMLIDYVTMNAIAIRKILKKYDKVHSSVNGRNFKSKLRAEHIELLQSPWLIELGAFYINFNGSNGVSGEFVDQFSCDLESDQPLMTLIVSDSVKLEYSLTCAVCLEIAFNPYALSCGHIFCKSCACSAASVMIFQGLKAAEPKCKCPVCREVGVYANPIHMIELDLLLKNRRKDYWKERMLEERSEMVKQSKEYWDSQTKYVIGY